A genome region from Prionailurus viverrinus isolate Anna chromosome A3, UM_Priviv_1.0, whole genome shotgun sequence includes the following:
- the UCN gene encoding urocortin, producing MRQVGRAALLAALLLLAALRPGSSQWSPEAAVAGVRDPSLRWSPGARNQDGGARALLLLLAERFPRRAGPGGWGPRTAGERPRRDDPPLSIDLTFHLLRTLLELARTQSQRERAEQNRIIFESVGK from the coding sequence ATGAGGCAGGTGGGACGCGCGGCGCTGCTGGCGGCGCTGCTGCTCCTGGCGGCGCTGCGCCCGGGGAGCAGCCAGTGGAGCCCGGAGGCGGCGGTCGCGGGGGTCCGGGACCCGAGTCTGCGCTGGAGCCCTGGGGCGCGGAACCAGGACGGCGGGGCCCGCGCGCTACTCTTGCTGCTGGCCGAGCGCTTCCCGCGCCGCGCGGGGCCGGGAGGATGGGGACCCCGGACTGCGGGAGAACGGCCGAGACGGGACGACCCTCCGCTATCCATTGACCTCACCTTCCACCTGCTGCGGACCCTGCTGGAGCTGGCGCGGACGCAGAGTCAGCGGGAGCGCGCCGAGCAGAACCGCATTATATTCGAGTCCGTGGGCAAGTGA